One Atribacterota bacterium genomic region harbors:
- the radC gene encoding DNA repair protein RadC has protein sequence MEKGKKNYTIKDWPEYERPRERLLYHGPEFLTDAELLAIIIAKGYSGETSVEVARSLLAKYGTLRNLMSVSYSEMKQINGIGKAKYAQIKAALEMGIRLSKEKILPGKKIQKAQDVVDYYYAEMKNKKKELFHIILLDVRYQIIRDVLISMGSLSETTVHPREVMKEVIKESAAAVIFLHNHPSGDPQPSQQDRELTRRLSESCSMLGVKVLDHIIIGEECFYSFAQMGQI, from the coding sequence ATGGAGAAAGGCAAAAAGAATTATACTATTAAGGACTGGCCAGAATATGAAAGACCCAGGGAAAGATTATTGTATCATGGTCCTGAATTTCTGACTGATGCCGAGTTGCTGGCTATTATAATTGCCAAGGGATATTCCGGGGAAACATCAGTAGAGGTAGCGAGAAGCTTATTAGCTAAATATGGAACTTTAAGAAATTTAATGAGTGTTTCCTACTCAGAGATGAAACAGATCAACGGTATTGGTAAGGCTAAATATGCTCAAATAAAAGCGGCTCTGGAAATGGGAATAAGATTATCAAAGGAAAAGATATTACCTGGAAAGAAAATACAAAAAGCTCAGGACGTAGTGGATTACTATTATGCGGAAATGAAGAATAAGAAAAAAGAACTTTTTCACATTATTTTATTGGATGTACGCTATCAGATTATTCGCGATGTACTTATTTCTATGGGTAGTTTAAGTGAAACTACTGTTCACCCCCGTGAGGTAATGAAAGAGGTTATCAAGGAATCAGCTGCCGCTGTTATCTTTCTGCATAATCATCCCAGCGGGGATCCCCAACCCAGTCAACAGGATAGGGAATTAACCAGAAGATTAAGTGAATCCTGTAGTATGCTGGGAGTCAAGGTTCTAGATCATATTATTATAGGTGAGGAAT
- a CDS encoding ribonuclease H-like domain-containing protein, with translation MDLRNRLEKIESLKKRVQQINNAHQKKSDFYSQTRKTIPISEVIPGNAIDTPHGSCFFTEKTFPLETSSYGDYSLLDMQKYFPSGLHFWIPQFKSGNEEIKLEEILFFDTETTGLAGGSGTYIFLLGLGYFKGENFYIRQYFMSDYHEEEALLWAVNQLFAQDFKLLVSYNGKSYDFPLLQTRYIMTRLPLQLNTSYHLDLLFPTRRLWKRRLQDCSLANIEKKILKIYREEDIPGYLIPHVYFRYLQDKDSRSLKPIFTHNLQDIISLVLLTTKISQTLDDPLSMGKFALDLCSIGKIYEGYKDFQYSSKCYEEALKGNLSDEETLDALKLCSFAYKRQGEWEKAEVAWREIISLNGQFNLYPYEELAKYYEHKLKDYQQAGAIVEEALQRLTKENISWSIKEQWQNSLYFRLERIKRKQRLMSANSKDNQGE, from the coding sequence ATGGATTTAAGAAATCGTTTAGAGAAGATTGAGAGCTTAAAAAAAAGGGTTCAGCAAATTAATAATGCCCATCAGAAAAAGAGTGATTTCTATTCCCAAACCAGGAAAACAATTCCCATTTCTGAAGTTATTCCTGGAAATGCCATAGATACACCGCATGGTTCCTGTTTTTTTACGGAAAAAACATTTCCCTTAGAAACCTCCTCCTATGGTGATTATTCCCTGTTAGATATGCAAAAATATTTTCCCTCAGGTTTGCATTTCTGGATTCCTCAATTTAAAAGTGGAAACGAGGAAATTAAACTGGAAGAAATCCTATTTTTTGATACCGAAACGACTGGATTAGCAGGAGGATCAGGGACCTATATTTTTTTATTAGGTCTGGGCTATTTCAAGGGAGAAAACTTTTATATCAGACAATATTTTATGTCAGACTATCATGAAGAAGAAGCACTGTTGTGGGCTGTTAATCAACTATTTGCGCAGGATTTTAAATTACTTGTGTCCTATAATGGAAAAAGTTATGATTTTCCATTACTGCAGACTCGTTATATTATGACGCGCTTACCATTACAATTAAATACTTCTTATCACCTTGATTTATTATTTCCTACCAGAAGATTATGGAAGAGAAGATTACAGGATTGTTCTTTAGCTAATATAGAGAAAAAGATACTAAAAATCTATAGAGAGGAAGATATACCTGGATATCTTATACCTCATGTCTATTTTCGTTATCTTCAAGATAAAGATAGCCGTTCCCTCAAACCTATCTTTACTCATAACTTACAGGACATTATTTCTTTAGTCCTGCTCACAACCAAGATTAGTCAAACACTGGATGATCCCTTGAGCATGGGAAAATTCGCCCTGGACTTATGCAGTATTGGCAAGATTTATGAAGGATATAAGGATTTTCAGTACAGTAGCAAATGTTATGAAGAGGCATTAAAAGGTAATTTATCAGATGAGGAGACACTGGATGCTTTAAAATTATGTTCTTTTGCCTATAAAAGACAGGGGGAATGGGAAAAGGCGGAAGTAGCCTGGCGTGAAATTATTTCCTTAAATGGCCAATTTAATCTTTACCCCTATGAAGAATTAGCAAAATATTATGAGCATAAGCTGAAAGATTATCAGCAGGCAGGCGCAATAGTTGAAGAGGCATTACAGAGACTGACCAAGGAAAATATATCCTGGAGCATTAAGGAACAGTGGCAAAACTCCCTCTATTTCCGGCTGGAAAGGATAAAGCGGAAACAGAGATTGATGAGTGCTAATAGTAAAGATAACCAGGGTGAATAA